Below is a window of Geomonas oryzisoli DNA.
CTCCCCTTCACGATGAAGAAGTTGATCTCTTTTCCGGCATCCTCGAACTTGTAGAAGTGCGCCTTGCCGTCGCTGACCTTGGCGACGGGAATGGTGACGCTGCCGGCCGCCGGCTTCACCTTCTCGTATTTCCCCATCCCGGGGAGGCTGAAGGCGAAGGCAACGCTCGCCATGGCCACCAGGGCGATGGCGATAAGGAGGAGGGTCTTGAATCCTTTTTTGCTCGACTGAACCATGTGTTGCTCCTTTTCGGGCCTGCCGGGCAGGCCGTGGCTGATCGCGCCACGCGAACGTGACGAAGAATATTTACTGAGCGCCGCCGCAGCCGCGCGAACCGCAGCATCCTCCGACGGCGGCCTTACCGCCGACGTCACGCCCTACCACGCTGCGGAACTGCTGCGGCGTGATCACCTGGGCCACCTGGGATTGGAAGCCGCATTTCCGGACGGCCTGGGCGAGTTTCTCGGGCGCGGTCTGCTTCGAGTCGTAACCGGCCACGACCAGACCCGACTCCAGGTCCACCTCCGCCGCCGCCACCCCGTTTTGGGACTGCAGGGTCTCTGTGATCTTCTTGACGCAGCTGCCGCAGGTCATGCCCGCCGTGCGCAGCACCACCACCTGGTCGGCGGTGGCCCCCACCCGCACGTAAAAGGCGAAAACGGCCAGGACGGTGACGACGACCAAAACCAGTGCACTGTTGAGGATCTTGTTTCTCATGGGCGGCTCCGACGGGCGCGGCAGGCGCTGGATGCGCCGGGGCTGCCCGGATGCTCACCCTTATTACAAGGAGCATGCCACGGTCCCGTGCGGAGCTAACCATCAGAGATCATTGTGCCCGGTGGAGAGGGGAACACCCGGGGCGGAAGCCCCCTGTGGAATATCCTGCAGGCACAGTAGGATTTTCCACAATTTCATCCCACAGCGGGGAGCAGCACCTTGAAGGTCGCCCCCCTACCCGGCTCGCTCGTCACCTCGACGCTGCCGCCGTGTCCCTCCACGATCTTTTTGGTGATCGGAAGCCCAAGTCCGGTGCCGCTTCCCTTGGTGGTGAAAAAGGGCTCGAAGATCTGGGAGATGGCTTCGGGGGCGATCCCGGGCCCCTGGTCGGTGAACCGGATCTCGACCCGGTCACCCTCCTGGTCGAAGGAGGTCGTTACCCGGACCGTCCCCCCCTCGGGCGAGGCCTGGATGCCGTTCAGCATGATGTTCAGGAAGGCCTGGCGCAGCTTCTCCGGGTCCGCCACCAGCCGCGGCAGCGTGCCGCAGCGGAGATCGAGGCTCACCCCGCAGCCGCGCGCCTGGGCGGTCAGCAGCGTCACCATGTTGCGCAGCTCCTCGTTGACGTCGCACTCCCTCTTGTCCGCGGGCTCGGGGCGCGCCATGCGCAGGAAGTCCTCCACTACCCGGTTCAGCCGGTCCGACTCCTTGACCA
It encodes the following:
- a CDS encoding DUF2318 domain-containing protein is translated as MVQSSKKGFKTLLLIAIALVAMASVAFAFSLPGMGKYEKVKPAAGSVTIPVAKVSDGKAHFYKFEDAGKEINFFIVKGSDGQLHVAFDACDVCYHEKKGYEQQGDKMNCLNCNQKFAINRIGAASGGGCNPSHLPAKVDGGKVTISVNELKAGARFF
- a CDS encoding heavy-metal-associated domain-containing protein, which codes for MRNKILNSALVLVVVTVLAVFAFYVRVGATADQVVVLRTAGMTCGSCVKKITETLQSQNGVAAAEVDLESGLVVAGYDSKQTAPEKLAQAVRKCGFQSQVAQVITPQQFRSVVGRDVGGKAAVGGCCGSRGCGGAQ